aaaggagagagtagaggagaatcaGCTAGTTATATGTGTGGCTGGGGTAGTATATAAACACAGGCTTGTCTGGGAGGAAAATAACACCTTAACGGTTGATGAGGTGAAATGGGATGACTGTCATTTCTCAACTCGGTTTTCACTCGCCTCCCGCACAGATGGCTCGTTTATCCCTGCGAGTCCTCAGGCGCCCGTAGTAGAGAAACTTTCTCTACAATAGTTCAACTAACACCCTGTGTGGGAAAGATGGGACAGTCTGTGGACATCTGAGGGTTGGAATTAAGATGAGTGACTGGTTGATTTTGACGATTCACTTGGAGTCCAGTACAAACAGGAAGAaaccatatacactgagtgtacaaaacattaggaacacctgctctttccatgagactgactaggtgaatcgAGTTGAAAGCTAtcaccccttattgatgtcacctgtagacgaaggggaggagacaggttaaagaaggatttttaagccttgagacaattgagacatggattgtgtgtgtaccattcagagggtgaatgggcaagacaaaatatttaattgcctttggacggggtatggtagtaggtgccaggcacaccagtttgtgtcaagaactgcaacactgctgggttttgtcacgctcaacagtttcccgtgtgtatcaagaatggtccaccacccaaaggaaatcTAGCCAAACagtggcgtcaacatgggccagcctccctgtggaacactttcgacaccttttagtccatgccccaacgaattgaggctgtgccgagggcaaaagggggtgcaacgctATATTAGGAtggtgctcctaatgttttgtacactgagtgtgttcaaaccttcctaatattgagttgcaccccctttgccctcagaacagcatcaGTTTGTTGAATGGACTCtaaaaggtgtcaaaagcgttccacagggatgctggcccatgttcactccaatgcttttcagttgtcaagttggctggatgtcctttaggtggtgggcCATGCTTGATACCAgtggaggttgctgaggggaagacggctcataataacggcTGCAACGGAGAAATCAAAcgcatagaaaccatgtgtttgatactattccgctacagccattaccacgagcccgttctccccaattaaggtgccaccaaactCCTGcgcttgatacacacgggaaactgttgagcggggaaaacccagcagcgttgcagttcttgacacaaagcagtgcgcctggcacctactaccataccccgttcaaaggcacaatcttttgtcttgcccattcaccctctgaatggcacacacacacaatccatatctcaattgtctcgaggctgaAAAATCCTTGTTtattctgtctcctccccttcatctacactgattgaagtggatttaacaagtgacatcaataagggatcatagcgttcacctggattcacctggtcagtctatgtcatggaaacatcaggggttcttaatgttttgtatactcagtgaatATCTATATAATTTCAATGTAACATCATTTTCATGCTATCCACCAAGTCCTCCAACCAGGGGAGAGGGTAgttaaataaaattttaaaaagtgATCAGATATGATGAAATTAATAGAATTAGTCTATCAAATAATATCTGCTAATTTTATAGCtaatctgcccccccccccccccccagtgtgtTCAGTGGCCTTCATATAACACACCCTCTCTTCTGTTTCCCCTCCAGCGTACTCTCCAGAGGAGTTGGAGGAGATGAAGGAGCATGCGATGGAGGTGGAAGAAGAGGGCGTGGACTTTCAAGAGGACGGAGAGAGCTCAGAAAAGGACCTCCTCACCAAAGAGCCACTGGGTGACCGGGACTCCATTGTTGGGGCCGAGCTCTCTGCTCGGGAGATGGACATTGAATCACACGTGAGCGAGGCCAGCGACCCCCTGTCAGACTTTGAGACCACCTCTGTCAACGCCGTGGAGAGGCCTGTCAAAGAGCCTCTGAACGGAGCAGGGGTGAGGCTGGACACTCCCTTGGCGCTGGACACTCCCTTGGCGCTGGACACTCCCTTGGCGCTGGACACTCCCTTGGCGCTGGACACTCCCTTGGCGCTGGACACTCCCTTGGCGCTGGACACTCCCTTGGCGCTGGACACTCCCTTGGCGCAGGACACCCTGGAACAGATGAAGACCATCTACTCCAGCTTCCTGACCAACACCTATTGGTCGCCCCTGAACTTTAACCCCACCCCAACGCCAACTCAGACACTGACACCTGTGGAGAAGCCACCGCGGACTAGCAGctctagcagcagcagtagcagcagcagtagttatGACTGGCACCAGTCCGCAGTGGCTAAGTCCCTGCAGCAGCAGGCCTCTCAGAGCCGCCACCACCATCATCCCTCAGAGCCCAGTCTCTTCAGCACAGTGCAGCTCCACAGACAGAACCCCAGACTGTACGGCAACATCTTCACCGGGGCCAGCAAGTTCCGCTGCAAGGGCTGCAGTGCCGCCTACGACACCCTGGTGGAGCTCACCGTGCACATGAACGACACGGGCCATTACCGCGATGACAACCATGAGAGGGGAGCCAACGGGGCCAAGGGGCACTGGTCCAAGCCTCGCAAGCGCTCCCTTCTGGAGATGGAAGGCAAGGAGGATGCCGCGAAGGTGCTGAAGTGCATGTACTGTGGCCACTCCTTCGAGTCCCTGCAGGACCTGAGCGTCCACATGATCAAGACCAAACACTACCAGAAAGTGCCTCTGAAGGAGCCACTGGCCCCTGTGGCAGCCAAAATGATCTCAAGGAAGAGAGGCCCACTCTCTGGGAGCCTGGACCTCCCTAGCTCCCCAAGCTCAAGAGAGGTGACCCCCAAACCCAAAGCCTCCCTGAGTGGTGACCCCTCCCACAAGGTCTCCAACCCCTATATCACCCCCAGCAACCGCTTCGGCCACCAGAACGGCGCCAGCTATGCGTGGCAGTTCGAATCGCGCAAGTCCCAGATCCTCAAGTGCATGGAGTGCGGGAGTTCCCACAATACCCTGCAGGAGCTGACCGCCCACATGATGGTGACGGGTCACTTCCTCCGGGTCACCAATGGCAACCCCCCCAGCAAGAGAGGAGGCAGGCCTGTCCCAGAGGCCGCCTCCCCCAGCTCTGTACAGGCCACACACCCCACACAGGAGGGGGTTCAGTCAATCCCATTGGCTCCTACATTctccccccctccaccctctgccGTTTCACCCCTggccatctcccctcctctcaaagACATTAAGAAAGAGGAGACGGAGGACGAGTGTACCAAGGACATGGTCAGCCATGACAAAGTTTCGAATGGGGACGAGGATGAGGAGCTGGAGGAGAAGTTTCACAACTCCACCAAGTATAACTATCTGACCGAGGAGGACCTGAAGGAGAGCCCCAAGGGCGGCTTCGACATTCTCAAGTCCCTGGAGAACACGGTGACTTCGGCCATCAACAAAGCCCAGAGTGGCAACCCCAGCTGCGGGGGATACCCCAGTATCCACGCTGCATATCAGTTCCCCAACTCCCTGAAGCTGCCCCAGGGTAGTGCTGAGAAGAGCTCCCCTCTCAAGTACCTATTCACTGGAGGAGAGGGGGTGCTCTCTTCCCTCAGCAAGAGGCAGCCCCTGATCTCCCCACCGGCTAGTCAGAGCTACCCACTCAACCACCTCAACAACTTCCAGGCCATGGAGGAGCTGGTTAAGAAGGTGACTGAGAAAGTGGCCAAAGTGGAgtggagggtgaagagagaggtgTCCCCCAAGAGAGAGGTGTCCCCCAAGAGAGAGGTGTCCCCCAAGAGAGAGGTGTCCCCCAAGAGAGAGGTGCACCGGCCCCCCTGTAGCAGTGACGCCGCAGAGTCCACCGGAGCAGAGTCCCTGCTTCGAGAGTGGAGGGCGGTGACTCCGGCTAACAGCGACAGTAGCCATAGCGACAGGGCCTCGCCATCTGCGAGAGCGAGCAGGAGAAAAACGGATCCATTGCCTGCCTCTGCTCTGAGCTGCAGCACAGCCTTCATAACAGGCCACGCCCCTCTGGAGCAGCCCTTCGTTAACCCTTTAAGTGCTCTTCAATCTGTGATGAATGTCCACCTGGGGAAGGCAGCCAAGCCCACCCTGCCCAGCCAGGACCCTCTCAGTCTGCTGTCCAGGCTGAGCCAGAGTATGGCCGAGAGGGCTGCCGTTGCCTCCTCCCCCACGCACACCAAGAGACACCCAGAGCCTGTGGCTTGTCGGGGCATCTGTCAGTCCAGTGATGACCAGCCCATGGACCTGACAAAAGGGAAGCGTGATCGAGGGGGCTCTATGGGCTCTGACCCTCTGACTCCCTCATCCACAGCCTCCTCCGTCTCCCCTTCCTCAATGGTGACCCCTGCTAAGATGACAGTGGTCTCTCCCTTCACATCCAGCAGCCCGTTACATGAAAATGCTCTGTCGGACATCTCCGACATGCTGAGGAACCTGACGCAATCAGCACACCACGTCTCCAAGCCCCCCTCCAGGACGCGGGTCACAGATGTAGTGGGCTCCACCACCCAAGAGGAGGCTGAGGGGTCCATGGCCAATAAGAGGAAGGGCCGTCAGTCCAACTGGAACCCCCAGCACCTGCTTCTCCTACAGGCCCAGTTCTCTTCCAGCCTCAAGCCGACATCCGAGGGCAAGTACATCATGTCCGACCTGAGCCCCCAGGAGAGGATGCATGTGTCCCGCTTCACGGGCCTCTCCATGACCACCATCAGCCACTGGCTGGCCAACGTCAAGTACCAGCTGAGGAGAACCGGCAGGACGAAGTTCCTCAAGAACCTGGACTCAGGCCAGCCGGTGTTCTTCTGCAGCGAGTGCGCTTCACAGATCCGGACCCCCGCTGCCTACATTTGCCACCTGGAGGCCCACCTGGGCTTCAGACTGAAGGACCTGGCCAAGCTCTCCCCCAAACAGACCCTGAGGGACTCCTCAAAAGTTGGGTCTGATGAACTGCCCCTCCTGGaccctttcctcttctcttctgCACCCTCTTCTCAGTCACAGGAGGAGGGCAGTGGGACTGTGTACCGGTGCCAGCTGTGTATCCGTAAGTTTGCCAGTAAGCATGCCATCAAGCTCCACCTCAGCAAGAGCCATGGGAAGTCCCCAGAGGACCATCTCCTGTATGTCTCTGGGATGGGGAAACACTAGAATTAGAATTGACATTTCATTATAGAAACACTTGAGTGCTCCCAGCATTGGACATACTGGAATATAAGCTGTTAAAAAAAGAGCGAACTTAAAAATAAACTTAAAAGAAAACAGTTGAAGGTGTGACAAAAGTAACTACTGTTAAGTGTCAGCACAAGGTGTTTACATTCATGGCCTATGCTTGTCTGTATTTTTCTCCATTTCAAAATATGTTAATTTCACATGTTGAAGATCTAGATCATGAATATTCAgcttttaaagggatagttcgccCAATTACTAAGTTACATATTTTTCCTTACCTTTTACCGTAAGTTGTCTATTGGCCAGGAGAGACCACGATACAAACTTTAGATTTGTTTTCATCTCTGAAGATAAGGACACATTTAAGTAATTTTGTATTTTGGGTGAACTCTCCATTTGTAAAATATAGTAATTTGAGATTTATTATATTGTAATGtagttatttttacatttttgtgAAGTTTATTGGAATTTGTTGACTCTTTGAACTACATGTATGTATTAACAAGTTAACAGTTCAAAACAAGTTTGATACTCCAGTTTTTAGTTGGCTCTTGTCACCTTGCTGATGAGGCATTTCTACTCTGAGATCAGCCAAGAACCTGGGAGTGCTCTTCGGGAGAATTAGCCAAACAAATACATGACATTGTACTAGTCAGTTACATCACATTTTATATACAGTTTGTGTTGCAGGTTTTGTCGACTCTGCAGTATTGCTTATCATCATGTCAGGAGCCCTCAATCCACGTATGTGTAcaaatgtacatacagtatataggctaACCACTTTCTGTTTTAAGTTATGCATACTTGTTATATTTCCTAATTTAAGAGGACTATGACTATCCACTGGTGCAAAGCCTTTGAAGAAGACAGAAATGACATTGTTTTGCACAATAGTTTTATAAATGTTATTTGAtaagaaaatatataaaattgAACTTTGTTCATGCTCTGTTGCTTCTATTATTAAATTGACTTGAAGTGCTGCACACAACTGTTTTGTATTTCTTAAAATATCACAAATGCTTTTTACACCTCTTATTGTATTGTTACCAGGTCCCAAAACACACCCCAGCACTACAAAACAGATTCGGCATCGACAAAACACACTTAGTTACTGCAGAGCCTTCAGCCCTGTCTAGGCTCTGTAATGTCTGCACAGGCACAGTCCTACCAAACACCAACTGTAGTGTGTGTGGCTAAGAGCAGACAGAGTGTGTTGCACCGAGACGTCTGCCAGGTGGTGTGTGCTGCATGTAAACCACCAGATGTTCCTGAAACAAGCCACTGGAGGAGAGTGCAACAGCAGGCAGAGTGGGCTGATTACCACCGGGGCTTCAATGCCATCATCATGAGGCAGCCAGGGACCGAGGCAAAGGAGCTGGCATATCGCCGGTTAATGTTAATATCCCTTGGCAGACGTGCATATGATGCTCACACCCAGACTCCAACTGTATAGTTGTATACCTTCAACCGCTGGAACGTGAACCTAAACAGACTTTTGAAACACTCCTATTCTGTCAAGGGCATGAATTACTGTAACATTGCAACAGGCTAACTGCTCGATCACACTGCGTCCTTGAGGCCATGGAGAAAGTGAACATACTTGCACACAATCTCTTGGTTACCAAATTAATGCGTTTATTGTCCTTTTGTAATATATTTTAATGCAGATACAATGCTACATTGACAAGCCATAAAATCTTCATTTATTAGTCTAAACGAAGCAATCTTAGGTTGACTTGGTTACTATGGTGACTGATGCAGTTGCCCAGACTCTAACCCCTGTTCTCTCTCACCAAGGACAGTCGGCTCAAGCAGCACACCATTTACTCTCTTAAATCTCATCATCTGGCTTCAGTTCCTCTCACCCGGGAATACATGAattaacacacacactgtgccctgACTCCGTCTTCTCACACAAGCTCATTACCTCCTCAAACTGCTCCCAGCTCCGTTTCAGACGTTTGGGATATGTTGCGCTAACGTTGCACAAGAACCTCGTGATCAGCCACTTCAGATTAGCTGAATAAAGCCTTTAGCTAACAAAGGCTGAACATTGAAAGATGGGGCGTAACATATCAGTCATTGATTATCGTATAGTTCAGTAGTTGATTATAATTCAACTGATAACATTGTGGTGCGGAATATACGACTACAGCATGAACATAAACCTTTATATTATGACAAAGGTATAGGCCTAAATCAAAGTGTTTCCCCCCCATGTTTATCCCTTATGATCTGATCGGTGAGTGAATTGTATGGACATCTTGGGGAAAGATGGCTAAGATGGTTTAGGGCGAAGATAAGACCGTTTACATTATGGGGGTTAATGAGGAGCTTGAGGGAAAGCCCTAAATGGTTTGACTTCTGCTTGAATGAGCATTAAAACAGACAGTTGGCGAGGATAAGCAACTGCCTTAGCCCTAAGACTAAATTTAAAAAGACCATGGAACAGCAACATTTCCGTGTGTCAGGAGATTGAGTGGAATGCTTATAGATGGTTTTTATTGTAGTAATTCAGATGAGATGTATTTTCTTTGTCTCGAGGAACCCTGAGCCGAGTGAAGGGATGGGCAGTGCTGCGCCTCACTGATCTCAAAACCAAGTCACTCAGCGTCGGGCAGGCgggcagagagacggagagacagagagggagaaatgagTCCCCTCATCCCCTTTCCTCCTCCAGAGAGGCCCATCAGCTCTTGTCATCTCTCTAATGAATATCAGTTAAATTGCTCTGTGTGTATCTGACGAGTTGGGATGTCAATGTGATTTGTGTGAGTGTGGCGGACAGAGGGCCCAAACTAATGAAAGGAGAGCCCAGGCTGACAGTGTGATGAGCATCAGAGCCAACACAACAATCTGAACAGAGAGGCTGATAGACAGGGAAGACAGCTCAGTCTTTAggaaaacaaaatggctgccattgTTTCAGGGGTTGATATTGATAAAGCCAAGGATACCCTGCACCTGTCTCAAAATGTTAGTGATAGTGTTAAATTCTCTTGTAGGTCTATGTTTCTGTATATATTCATGTCTAAATTCATAGAGATAAAACTATGTCTAAATCATTCTTGAAATCAATGACATTGTGGGCCTTTGATTAATTGAATTAATCATTATCATCTTGGCCAAGTAGGCCTAAAGATGAACATTTtaaacactatacaatactaaaGTATTAAACAACTTTCAGGAAATTAACTTGGTTGTTGATTAGCTCATTGATGACAACAATGGACTTACAAGGACGACACAACAGATGCTCATGGGTCCAATCCGATTACAGATGACTTTCGATTATCGACCATGTCACATAGTCCACTCTGACCTTTGCATTTCTTGGAACCCTTGTGTGCTTCTTAGGAGTGTGTCTCTTCACACTGCGGCCACTCCAGTCGAGGTGACATGATGCTTTATGACAGCACAGAGGGGGTCATGAGTAGTGCCGAGATGGCTTAACCTTTGACCCTTGACATCTGTCCACTGAAAGGAGGGTTCAACCAGAGAAGAAGAGGGTTAATCCACCCAAAATCTGTCCACAAAAATAAGACCACGAAGTGAGggttttttgtatggaggtcaatgataGTGTTGAATATGGTCCCCAAATAATTGCTACGTGGGgcttatttgattgaatagaagtttcgtaatggttaggttgttcctgccatccaggaactctataccaggcggtgtcagaggaaggcccaaaaaattgccaaagactccagccaacctagtcatagactgttttctctgctaccgcacggcaagcggtaccggagggccaagtctaggtccaaaaggcttcttaacagcttctacccccaagccataagactcctcaaaagctaatcaaatggctacccagactatttgcattgtccccactccacccacatttttacactgctgctactctctgtttatttacCATGCATAATCACTTCACCTCTACGTACTGTACATATTagctcaattaccttgactaaccggtgcctccgcacattgactctgtaccggtaccccctgtatatagcctcactactgttattttattgttgctccttaattatttgttatttttcttattttttaaatactttcttagcactttcttaaaactgcattgttggttaagagcttgtaagtaagcatttcactgtaaggtctacctacacctgttatatttggcacatgtgacaaataacatttgattttatttgtttCAAATGCACTGaactttttatttttaaagtcctctaattcctcccaaacccggatccgggagcaccccccacagtaaaaaagctgactagcatagcctagcatagcgtcacaagtaaatactagcatctaaatatcattaaatcacaagtccaagacaccagatgaaagatacacatcttgtgaatccagccatcatttctgatttttaaaatgttttacagggaagacacaatatgtaaatctattagctaaccacgttagcaaaagacaccactttttttactccaccagttttttactccatcagtagccatcactaattcgaccaaataaagatataaatagccactaaccaagaaacaacttcataagatgacagtctgataacatatttattgtatagcatatgttttttttagaaaaatgtgcatatttcaggtataaatcacagttctacattgcagctgcaatctgaaatagtgccgaagctgccagaataattacagagaccaacgtcaaatacctaattactcatcttaaaacatttctgaaaaatacacagcgtacagcaaatgaaagcccaacatcttgtgaatccagccaatatgtcagattttttaagtgttttacagcgaaaacacaatatagcattatattagcttagcacaatagccagaaacacaagcaatttaccagcagcacaggttagcgatcgtaacaatacagcaaaagatatataatttttgactaaccttgatatacttcgtcagatgacagtcctgtaacatcatattacacaatgcatataggttttgttcgaaaatgtgcatatttagcagcacaaatcgtggttatacaatgtgatcagtggcaacaggtcatgtattctggccggcgccatcttggaaaggcacctaatctaatcaataaataatcgtaaacttgacaaaaaaatacagattggacagcaaatgaaagatgcattagttattaatgcaaccgctgagttagatttttaaaattaacgttactagacatacagtgtgcgttacagccagactagtgccgcaataatggcggacaaatgcgtttacatttttccacataaatacggaataacatcataaatagctcttacttttggacgagcttccatcagaatcttgggcaagtggtcctttgtccaaaagaatcgttgcttggttgtaaaacgtcgtcttcaacttcggaattagcagctaacattagctatgtggccacaacatgcccaaatgttcaaagcgcaatactaaggaaattccgaaaatagcaatatactcgcataaactgatataactcggtttaaaataacttcgttatgatgtttctaacacctatatcgaattaaattacagacggatatagctaaggccgataactgagcgtttcaaaatgccatcctgaggtcttgctttgcgcaatgaccaacgtcgaaaagagagctcccttcgttccttggccttttataagctctgagaactacgtagaaaatccattccacttctcattggttactgacatccaggggaaggcgggtgcagttcatgtcgacccataggatacatacagagctttaaactgatctgagaacagagcctcgttttcagaccttcgcagttcctgtcatgaatttcgctgcagaaagagttctggttcacccacagacataattcaaacggttttagaaactagagattgttttctatccaatagtaataataatatgcatattgtacgagcaagaattgagtacgaggcagtttaatttgggaacgataaatgtccaagttgaaacagcaccccctgtagtgtcaagaggtttttaagagcaaattcttatttacaatgatggcctaccccggccaaacccggatgacgctgggacaattgtgcacccccctatgggactcccaatcacagtcagatgtgatacagcctagattcgaaccagggtgtctgtagtgacgcctcaaacactaagatgcagtgccttagaccgctgcgccactcgggagatatAAGTGGACACACGTGTCATTTTGGCAACCTTGGGAAAAAAAGACTTTATATCGGTGTTGTGCCTGTTGGTCACACgcatatctgccctctcattggctagaatagtcccacctgatctcgcctcctcTCACATGCCTTCGACCTTTGAGGACATGCATTCCCACAGCCAATTATCAGCCTGAAAACGTCATCCTGGCATGTTTTTACAAAAAAGGTCAAATGTCACAGTAGCTAACGTTTTTTTCAAtacattgcagtcaatgggaaaaAAATTGTGTCACAGGGTTGATGTTTATGTCAATACATagcagtcaatgggaaaagataAGCGTCAACCAAATGTATCTTATGTCAATAATTTGCAGTCATTAAGAAAAGCTGAGTGTCACAGGGCTGATGCCTAAGTGAATACATTGCATTCATTGGGGGAAGACCAGCATCACAATATTGATGCATGAAGAAAGGCATCAAAGACAC
This genomic stretch from Salvelinus alpinus chromosome 15, SLU_Salpinus.1, whole genome shotgun sequence harbors:
- the LOC139540192 gene encoding teashirt homolog 3-like, which produces MPRRKQEAPKRAAAYSPEELEEMKEHAMEVEEEGVDFQEDGESSEKDLLTKEPLGDRDSIVGAELSAREMDIESHVSEASDPLSDFETTSVNAVERPVKEPLNGAGVRLDTPLALDTPLALDTPLALDTPLALDTPLALDTPLALDTPLALDTPLAQDTLEQMKTIYSSFLTNTYWSPLNFNPTPTPTQTLTPVEKPPRTSSSSSSSSSSSSYDWHQSAVAKSLQQQASQSRHHHHPSEPSLFSTVQLHRQNPRLYGNIFTGASKFRCKGCSAAYDTLVELTVHMNDTGHYRDDNHERGANGAKGHWSKPRKRSLLEMEGKEDAAKVLKCMYCGHSFESLQDLSVHMIKTKHYQKVPLKEPLAPVAAKMISRKRGPLSGSLDLPSSPSSREVTPKPKASLSGDPSHKVSNPYITPSNRFGHQNGASYAWQFESRKSQILKCMECGSSHNTLQELTAHMMVTGHFLRVTNGNPPSKRGGRPVPEAASPSSVQATHPTQEGVQSIPLAPTFSPPPPSAVSPLAISPPLKDIKKEETEDECTKDMVSHDKVSNGDEDEELEEKFHNSTKYNYLTEEDLKESPKGGFDILKSLENTVTSAINKAQSGNPSCGGYPSIHAAYQFPNSLKLPQGSAEKSSPLKYLFTGGEGVLSSLSKRQPLISPPASQSYPLNHLNNFQAMEELVKKVTEKVAKVEWRVKREVSPKREVSPKREVSPKREVSPKREVHRPPCSSDAAESTGAESLLREWRAVTPANSDSSHSDRASPSARASRRKTDPLPASALSCSTAFITGHAPLEQPFVNPLSALQSVMNVHLGKAAKPTLPSQDPLSLLSRLSQSMAERAAVASSPTHTKRHPEPVACRGICQSSDDQPMDLTKGKRDRGGSMGSDPLTPSSTASSVSPSSMVTPAKMTVVSPFTSSSPLHENALSDISDMLRNLTQSAHHVSKPPSRTRVTDVVGSTTQEEAEGSMANKRKGRQSNWNPQHLLLLQAQFSSSLKPTSEGKYIMSDLSPQERMHVSRFTGLSMTTISHWLANVKYQLRRTGRTKFLKNLDSGQPVFFCSECASQIRTPAAYICHLEAHLGFRLKDLAKLSPKQTLRDSSKVGSDELPLLDPFLFSSAPSSQSQEEGSGTVYRCQLCIRKFASKHAIKLHLSKSHGKSPEDHLLYVSGMGKH